The sequence below is a genomic window from Flavobacterium keumense.
TTGCATTTAAAAATCCGCAATTTGAAAGCAATTTAGAAAAGGCAATTTCGTTTTTTGATTCAGACAAAGAAGTGAATGTGGCACAAGCTATTGGAAAGTTCTATCAAAACAAAAATCAAACGGAGAAAGCTATTCGGTTTTATGAATTGGCACTTCAAAAAGAAGTAGGAGCGGTGGAAACTAATTTACTCTTACTTCAAGCGTATACAACGACACAGCAGTTTGAAAAATTGGCTCAAAAATCAGCAGCAGGAATTGAATTGTATCCCGCTCAAGCCTATTTTTATTATTATTTTGGTCTAGCCAACAACCAATTGCGTCAATTTAAAAAAGCGAAGGATACGTTAGAAACGGGTTTGGATTTTGTAATAGACGATTTGGATTTGGAAATCAATTTTAATTTGCAATTGGCAGAAGCTTATAACGGTTTGGGCGATTTTAACAAGAAAGACAGTTTTTTTGCGCAAGCAAATCAGCTAATACAAAAGAAAAAGAAATGAGAAAGATAATCATGGTGTTGTTTTTAATGGCATTGGTTTCGTGTAAAACCCAACAAGCCATTGCGATAACTACGCCCGAAGTTCCTAAAACAAAAGAGATTTCAGCTGGAGAAATAATAGCGAATCATTACAATAACAAAATCAACTTTTCGACGGTTTATATTAAATCGAATGTGCGTTTTTCTGATGAAAAACAAACACAGAATGTAACGGCAGAAATTAAAATTAAGAAAGACGAACAAATTTTGATTAGCGTGCGTTTCTTAGGAATTACGATGGCGAAAGCCTTAATTACACCTACATCGGTGAGTTATTATGAGAAGATGAACGGAACGTACTTTGAGGGCGATTTCAGCGGATTGAGTCAATGGCTTGGGACTGATTTGGATTTTTCTAAAATTCAAAATATGTTGTTGGGCGAAGCTTTTGATAATTTACAACAGGGGAAATATGTCTTGTCAAAAAGCGAACAGGGGTTTGAATTAGTCGACTTACAATCCGAAAAAACGAAGAAAAATTACGTTTTTGATACAGAAAAATTTCAGATTCAAAAACAAGAAATAAGTCAGCCAGAACAAGACCGAATGATTCAGGTGAGTTATTCAGAACGCGCTTCATTTAATGAAGGGGCAGTTCCAATGCAGGTTTTGATAAACGCTTTACAAGCGAAAGGAAAAACCGAAATCAGTTTTAATTACAATGCGGTTAGTTTCAATGAAGCGCTTTCTTTTCCATATAGCGTTCCAAATGGGTACAAAAGAATTTTAATTAAGTAAATTTGCAAAAATATTTTACCATGCCAAAATTTCTCCTTAGTCTATTGTTTATTTGCACCACCTCATTGGTTTGGAGCCAAGAGTCGCAACAAGAAAGGTTAGAACAACGAAAAGCTCAAATTCAGCAAGAAATAAAAGAGAATGAAAGACTATTACAGTCCGTTAAGAAAAAAGAAAAATCGGCAGTGAGTGTCATGGCTATTCAAGAGAAAAAAATAGCGCTGAAAGAAAATTTGATAAAGACCACAGAGAAACAAGCGAAGTTGTTAAGTAACGATATGTATATTAATCAAGTACAGATTAACAAGCTTAAGAAAGAACTAGTTATTTTAAAAGAAGATTACGCAAAGATGATTGTGAAGTCGTATAAAAGTCGTTCAGAAGAGAGCAGAGCCATGTTTTTATTGTCGTCAAAAAATTTCCAGCAGGCATACAAACGATTACAGTATATGAAACAATATACTAGTTTTAGAAAAATTCAAGGAGAAGAAATTCAAGGAAAATCGAAAGAACTTGTTGTGTACAATCAAAAATTAGAAGTACAAAAATCAGCCAAGCAAAAATTAATTGAAGAGAAAGAGAAAGAACGTCAGTCTTTAGAACAAGAAAAGAAAGAACAAGAAAAATTAGTAAATGCGATTAAAAAAGACAAGAATAAAATTGCTAATGACATTAAGAAAAAACAACAAGAAGCCAAAGCGATAGATCGTCAAATAGACCGTTTAATTCGTCAGGCCATTGCAGAAGCGAATAGAAAAGCGGCTGCCGAAAGAGCCAAACAAAAAGCAGCTGCCACCGCTGCGGCTAAAGAGAAGAAAGCGGCTGCACTAGCTGCTGCAAAAGAGCTAGCTAACGCCAATAAGACAACAAAAAACGCCAAACCAATAGCAAAACCAGTAGAAACAGAGGAAGAACCAGAACCCACAACAAGGGAATCTATTTCGTCTACGAAAATTGATTTAACTCCCGAAGCTAAAATTGTTTCGGATAATTTTAGAGCCAATAAAGGAAGATTGCCGTATCCAGTAGAACGTGGAAGCATTACTTTAGGTTTTGGAAACCAACCACATCCGGTATATAAATCGTTAATGGTGCATAATAGTGGTGTAGAGATTACAACCGACCAAGGAGCTAGTGCTAGAGCAGTTTTTGATGGGATTGTGACTAGTGTAATTAGTTTGTCTCCCGTAAATAGAGCCGTAATGATTCAGCACGGAGATTACTTTACGGTATATCAAAATTTAAGTTCTGTTTCTGTAAGCAAAGGAGAAAAGGTAAACAGAAAACAAGCAATAGGAAGAGTTCGTTCCAATGGAGAAACGGGTAAAACGGTGATTAAATTTTTAATACTTCAAAATACTTCGTATATCAATCCTGCGGGATGGTTATCAAATTAATTAGATAAAGCACTACGAAAGTAGTGCTTTTTTATTTTTCAGCGGTGTATTCCAAAATGTCGCCTGGTTGACAGTCTAAAGCATTGCAAATAGCTTCTAATGTGCTAAATCTTATGGCCTTTGCTTTTCCTGTTTTTAAAATAGATAAATTGGCTAATGTCAACCCTACTTTTTCTGATAATTCGTTGAGTGACATTTTGCGTTTTGCCATCATTACATCTAGGTTTACGATTATTGCCATACTTTAAATTGTTAGGTCGTTTTCTTTTTGTAATTCAATTCCTTTTTTGAAAATCTGTGAAATAACGTAAACAATTGCGCCCATCATCAAAAATGCTGCTGTATCGTTCCAATACGAACTGGCATCACTTAGTTCGTATCCGTTTTGAATGAGTCTTTTAGCATATTCTTTTGTAATTATACTTAGAATTGCTATTGAAAACGCCTCGTAACTTATCTTTTCTATGATTTTGGCTATAGCCAGACTAAAGGGAGCTTCAATATTCAATTTAGTGAATAAGCGTACTACCCAATAAAATAAGTAGGCTTTAAGAAATGCTAAAACAACGATACAACTCATTAATCCTACAAAGTGAGGAAATTCTTTTTCATACAATTCGGAAAGATCTAATCCATTATAAACGTTATGTGTTGCGATTGGTTTGAACAAGGTAAAAACAAAATTAAATAGTAGCGCACCGGCTTCTATGCAAAGTCCAATAAAAATGATCCAAGAAGCAACATGCAGTCCTTTTAAAATAGCCGCATTATTTTTTTTCATGCCTAGTTAATTTTTAATTATGGATACAAAAATAAATTTTTATTGATAATCAATAAAATTTTATTGAAAAAAATTATATTTTTAACAAAAAATCATTTTATTGCCAATTTATTAGTGTGCATTTATATAGGATTAAGATTCAATAATTTTCTTGGATTCACTACTATTTTTAAAATGTCAATCTATTTCATACATTTGAACTTATGAGAGGAGTTAAAATGCTATTTTGGTTGTTGTGGCGCGTATGGTTTTACATCATGATTGCTTTGCCTATATTGATCATGTTTCCTTTTTTAGTATTGTCAATAGTTTCGGAACGTGGCTACCCTTATTTTTTTGTCATGGCAAGAATTTGGGGGAAGTTTATTTTGTTTACTATGGGATTCTATTACAAAGTAGAAACTATTCAAAGGTTAGAACCTAACACTAGTTATATGATTG
It includes:
- a CDS encoding DUF4292 domain-containing protein, which gives rise to MRKIIMVLFLMALVSCKTQQAIAITTPEVPKTKEISAGEIIANHYNNKINFSTVYIKSNVRFSDEKQTQNVTAEIKIKKDEQILISVRFLGITMAKALITPTSVSYYEKMNGTYFEGDFSGLSQWLGTDLDFSKIQNMLLGEAFDNLQQGKYVLSKSEQGFELVDLQSEKTKKNYVFDTEKFQIQKQEISQPEQDRMIQVSYSERASFNEGAVPMQVLINALQAKGKTEISFNYNAVSFNEALSFPYSVPNGYKRILIK
- a CDS encoding DUF2975 domain-containing protein, which translates into the protein MKKNNAAILKGLHVASWIIFIGLCIEAGALLFNFVFTLFKPIATHNVYNGLDLSELYEKEFPHFVGLMSCIVVLAFLKAYLFYWVVRLFTKLNIEAPFSLAIAKIIEKISYEAFSIAILSIITKEYAKRLIQNGYELSDASSYWNDTAAFLMMGAIVYVISQIFKKGIELQKENDLTI
- a CDS encoding murein hydrolase activator EnvC family protein, whose amino-acid sequence is MPKFLLSLLFICTTSLVWSQESQQERLEQRKAQIQQEIKENERLLQSVKKKEKSAVSVMAIQEKKIALKENLIKTTEKQAKLLSNDMYINQVQINKLKKELVILKEDYAKMIVKSYKSRSEESRAMFLLSSKNFQQAYKRLQYMKQYTSFRKIQGEEIQGKSKELVVYNQKLEVQKSAKQKLIEEKEKERQSLEQEKKEQEKLVNAIKKDKNKIANDIKKKQQEAKAIDRQIDRLIRQAIAEANRKAAAERAKQKAAATAAAKEKKAAALAAAKELANANKTTKNAKPIAKPVETEEEPEPTTRESISSTKIDLTPEAKIVSDNFRANKGRLPYPVERGSITLGFGNQPHPVYKSLMVHNSGVEITTDQGASARAVFDGIVTSVISLSPVNRAVMIQHGDYFTVYQNLSSVSVSKGEKVNRKQAIGRVRSNGETGKTVIKFLILQNTSYINPAGWLSN
- a CDS encoding helix-turn-helix domain-containing protein — translated: MAIIVNLDVMMAKRKMSLNELSEKVGLTLANLSILKTGKAKAIRFSTLEAICNALDCQPGDILEYTAEK